One part of the Streptomyces ferrugineus genome encodes these proteins:
- a CDS encoding GtrA family protein — protein sequence MGRGSSGLQATPPATRSAIRQRLDQLVREVAKFGAVGGAGLLVNLLVFNLVRQVTDLQVVRASVIATVVAIIFNYLGFRYFTYRDRDKSRRTRELGLFLLFSVVGLVIENGVLYAATYGFGWDSPLQSNIFKFLGIGIATLFRFWSYRTWVFRALPVEEPAPPAESFLERRPAAREPRVGQRVG from the coding sequence ATGGGACGAGGTTCCTCGGGGCTTCAGGCGACGCCTCCGGCGACTCGCAGCGCCATACGGCAGCGTCTCGACCAGTTGGTGCGTGAGGTCGCCAAGTTCGGTGCGGTGGGTGGAGCGGGACTCCTGGTCAACCTCCTCGTGTTCAACCTGGTGCGGCAGGTGACCGACCTCCAGGTGGTGCGGGCGAGCGTCATCGCGACGGTCGTGGCGATCATCTTCAACTACCTCGGCTTCCGGTACTTCACCTACCGGGACCGCGACAAGAGCCGGCGCACCAGGGAACTCGGGCTGTTCCTGCTGTTCAGCGTGGTCGGCCTGGTCATCGAGAACGGCGTGCTGTACGCGGCGACGTACGGCTTCGGCTGGGACAGCCCGCTGCAGAGCAACATCTTCAAGTTCCTCGGCATCGGCATCGCGACGCTGTTCCGGTTCTGGTCGTACCGCACCTGGGTGTTCCGCGCGCTCCCGGTCGAGGAGCCGGCCCCGCCAGCCGAATCGTTCCTGGAGCGCCGGCCCGCGGCGCGGGAGCCGAGGGTCGGCCAGCGGGTGGGCTGA